A single Zootoca vivipara chromosome 1, rZooViv1.1, whole genome shotgun sequence DNA region contains:
- the CRACR2B gene encoding EF-hand calcium-binding domain-containing protein 4A, with product MERPGEELSESSHAEDKEEDGAASGMSSSLCLNDVGNMQVEMLEKARELFRLCDKEEKGFITKLDMQRLQSELPLTPEQLESVFDSLEQDNNGYLTPVEFSMGLGKFIGIEQYESSGSTRHEETFESGWSDDLDQEEEEKRFCSMLEQLEASQVFEDQNEVQELWAQLRKEKPELLTSFEEFLFHISSYVRDIHHEKESVEQALKRREVDHDREIRCLYEEMEQQIKAERERLLSQGSMKHEKSSLLQKELQSKEQEFEKMLYHQKKLEHQLQSQSSEQLEMRVQNERLKILNDNLLDQLERSKWELEVARGHLQQLQKEAQLEQEQKNRDVFRVSKNMQKEKKSLLRQLELLREMNKKLRDERDAFEAKKLVSLRKKILIPRRLPFAACCCCHHLGSFHLQGGH from the exons ATGGAAAGACCTGGGGAAGAACTCTCTGAAAGTTCCCATGCGGAGGACAAGGAAGAGGATGGAGCAGCCTCAGGCATGTCTTCTTCTCTCTGCTTGAATGATGTGGGAAACATGCAGGTGGAGATGCTGGAGAAGGCCAGGGAGCTCTTCAGGCTGTGTGACAAGGAGGAGAAGGGCTTTATCACCAAGCTGGACATGCAG CGGCTACAAAGTGAACTTCCTCTCACTCCTGAACAACTAGAATCTGTTTTTGACAGCCTAGAGCAAGACAATAATGGGTATCTCACACCAGTCGAATTCAGTATGGGACTAG GCAAGTTCATAGGGATTGAGCAGTATGAGAGCTCTGGAAGCACCAGGCATGAGGAGACTTTTGAGTCAGGCTGGTCAGATGACTTggaccaggaagaggaagagaagaggttTTGCTCCATGTTGGAGCAGCTTGAAGCATCCCAGGTCTTTGAAGA TCAGAATGAGGTTCAGGAGCTCTGGGCTCAACTCCGGAAAGAAAAGCCAGAACTCCTGACCAGTTTTGAAGAATTTCTCTTCCACATTTCCTCATATGTCAGGGACATACATCACGAGAAGGAATCCGTTGAGCAGGCATTGAAACG GAGGGAGGTAGACCATGACCGTGAAATCAGATGCCTTTATGAAGAAATGGAGCAACAAATCAAAGCAGAAAGGGAACGGCTGCTGAGCCAG GGATCAATGAAGCATGAGAAGAGCAGCTTGCTTCAGAAAGAGCTGCAGAGCAAAGAACAAGAATTTGAGAAGATGCTATACCACCAGAAAAAG CTGGAACATCAGTTACAGTCCCAGAGCTCAGAGCAGCTGGAAATGCGGGTGCAAAATGAGAGGCTGAAAATCTTGAACGACAATCTCCTGGACCAACTGGAGAGAAGCAAATGGGAGCTGGAGGTAGCCCGAGGTCACCTGCAACAGCTGCAGAAAGAAGCCCAGCTAGAGCAGGAACAGAAAAACAG GGATGTATTCAGAGTCTCTAAGAAtatgcagaaagaaaagaaaagcctccTGCGACAACTGGAACTGCTCAG GGAGATGAACAAGAAGCTGCGAGAcgagagagatgcctttgaagCCAAGAAGCTGGTTAGTCTGAGAAAGAAAATTCTAATCCCCCGTCGCCTCCCCTTtgcagcctgctgctgctgccatcactTGGGGTCATTTCATTTACAGGGGGGGCATTAA